From Paraburkholderia sabiae, a single genomic window includes:
- a CDS encoding NCS1 family nucleobase:cation symporter-1, which translates to MSTSPLFDAPHGVGDSIEQADSRLHNRDLAPVPHTRRTWTGYSIFAMWMSDVHSVGGYTFAASLFLLGISGWQVLIALTVGILIVYVLMNWVGKPSYMHGIPFPVMARVSMGVMGANLAAVIRGVVGIVWYGVQTYFASKAVATLLLLFIPASAALRNVSFLSLDGLGWVSFLFMWIFQLIIFQRGMETIRKFIDFCGPAVYVVMFALMAWILSQAGLGSLSLTLGGKTLTGSEQFAGMGNAVLLVVSYFAALLLNFGDFSRFAKSEHQMKVGNFLGLPVNFIVFAIITVIVTSGSASVFGSMIMDPVAIVAHIQNKVAVVIGSLTFIVATMGINIVANFVSPAYDLANLFPKHVDFKRGGLIASILAVVVCPWIFVDSPKAITIFVSVFGAVLAPLYGVMMADFYLIKKQQVQTAELYTMASTGRFYYDGGWNRVGVAALLLSGCISIGWELCTQLLHVLPENNFGWLIGAVAGALLYVFMMRAARRT; encoded by the coding sequence ATGTCCACGTCACCGCTTTTCGATGCGCCGCACGGCGTCGGCGATTCCATCGAGCAGGCCGATTCGCGCTTGCACAATCGCGACCTTGCGCCCGTGCCCCACACGCGGCGCACGTGGACGGGCTACAGCATCTTCGCGATGTGGATGTCCGACGTGCATAGCGTCGGCGGCTATACGTTCGCGGCAAGTCTCTTTCTACTCGGCATTTCCGGCTGGCAGGTGCTGATTGCGCTGACGGTCGGCATTCTCATCGTCTACGTGCTGATGAACTGGGTCGGCAAACCGAGCTATATGCACGGTATTCCGTTTCCCGTGATGGCGCGCGTCAGCATGGGCGTGATGGGCGCGAACCTCGCGGCCGTGATCCGCGGCGTGGTCGGTATCGTCTGGTACGGCGTGCAGACCTACTTCGCATCCAAAGCAGTGGCGACACTGCTGCTTTTGTTCATCCCTGCATCGGCCGCGTTGCGCAACGTCAGCTTCCTGAGCCTCGACGGTTTGGGCTGGGTGAGCTTCCTCTTCATGTGGATCTTCCAGCTGATCATTTTTCAGCGAGGCATGGAGACGATCCGCAAGTTCATCGACTTTTGCGGTCCCGCTGTCTATGTCGTGATGTTCGCGCTGATGGCGTGGATTCTTTCGCAAGCGGGACTTGGCAGCCTGAGTCTGACGCTTGGCGGCAAAACGCTAACGGGCTCGGAGCAGTTCGCGGGCATGGGCAATGCAGTGCTGCTCGTCGTCAGTTATTTCGCCGCGCTGCTGTTGAATTTCGGCGACTTCTCGCGCTTTGCGAAGAGCGAGCATCAAATGAAGGTCGGCAATTTCCTGGGGCTGCCCGTCAACTTCATCGTCTTCGCGATCATCACGGTGATCGTGACGTCGGGCAGCGCAAGCGTGTTCGGCTCGATGATCATGGACCCGGTTGCGATCGTCGCCCACATCCAGAATAAAGTGGCCGTGGTGATCGGCAGTCTCACGTTCATCGTGGCGACAATGGGCATCAACATTGTCGCCAATTTCGTCTCGCCTGCTTACGATCTCGCGAACCTCTTCCCCAAGCATGTCGACTTCAAGCGCGGCGGATTGATCGCGTCGATTCTTGCCGTAGTCGTTTGCCCGTGGATATTCGTCGACAGCCCGAAGGCCATTACGATTTTCGTCAGCGTATTCGGCGCGGTGCTTGCCCCGCTTTACGGCGTGATGATGGCCGACTTCTATCTGATCAAGAAGCAGCAGGTACAAACTGCCGAGTTGTACACGATGGCCTCGACGGGCCGCTTCTATTACGACGGCGGCTGGAATCGCGTAGGCGTTGCAGCGCTATTGCTGTCGGGCTGCATTTCGATCGGCTGGGAATTGTGCACGCAACTTCTGCATGTTCTGCCCGAAAACAACTTCGGCTGGCTGATCGGCGCCGTGGCGGGCGCATTGCTGTACGTGTTCATGATGCGGGCCGCGCGCAGGACGTGA
- a CDS encoding Lrp/AsnC family transcriptional regulator — translation MQARNRPLDNQDRAIMRALQKNARLSNAELAELVGMSTTACWNRTRQLETDGYIRGYVALLDQQKLGFADVVLIEVTLDRHDDDALARFGDELATLPEVLEAYLVSGEYDYLIKVAVDGTAGYERFLREKLYKISGIRHSRSMFALRCMKNIPSVQV, via the coding sequence ATGCAAGCACGCAATCGTCCATTGGACAACCAGGATCGCGCGATCATGCGCGCGTTGCAAAAGAACGCCCGGCTGTCGAATGCGGAACTCGCCGAACTCGTCGGCATGTCGACGACTGCGTGCTGGAATCGCACGCGCCAACTGGAAACCGACGGCTATATCCGTGGATACGTCGCGTTGCTCGATCAGCAAAAGCTCGGCTTTGCGGATGTCGTGCTGATCGAAGTCACGCTCGACCGGCACGACGACGACGCACTGGCGCGCTTCGGCGACGAACTCGCGACGCTGCCCGAAGTACTCGAGGCGTATCTCGTGTCGGGCGAGTACGACTATCTGATCAAGGTCGCGGTCGACGGCACGGCGGGTTATGAGCGGTTCCTGCGCGAAAAGCTCTACAAGATCTCCGGCATTCGTCACAGCCGCTCGATGTTCGCGCTGCGCTGCATGAAGAACATTCCGTCAGTGCAGGTTTGA
- a CDS encoding GNAT family N-acetyltransferase, whose protein sequence is MNARVAFEELVPTPDGFALTAWPRDAAPEQLLPALAEVFCRDAKRQQVSLNVPFELDDHAAQAFVTRAIREGIVDTAAREGSTLRLTTSRATFWQQPSLWLAAPSSAGTPVRYTLHHNRRHPVRAPKPEGVVYRRFMPTVGMTFSLRTVNVERDTDIFHYWQNLDRVAHFWDFKGTREQHAAYLTEQCADPHVHPLIGCFDDVPFAYFEVYWAKEDRIAPFYDAGDFDRGLHLLVGNSDYQSTGKLRAWFNGILHYMFIDDPRTQRLVGEPRIDHTRHIAWMHRLGAYTLKEFDFPHKRAALVIVERETYFGQFGP, encoded by the coding sequence ATGAACGCTCGCGTGGCCTTTGAGGAACTCGTTCCGACGCCCGACGGTTTTGCACTGACGGCGTGGCCGCGCGATGCGGCGCCCGAGCAGTTGTTGCCCGCGCTCGCGGAGGTTTTTTGCCGCGATGCGAAGCGGCAGCAGGTGTCGCTGAACGTGCCGTTCGAACTCGACGATCACGCAGCACAGGCGTTCGTCACGCGCGCGATTCGCGAGGGCATCGTCGACACGGCGGCACGCGAAGGCTCGACGCTACGGCTCACGACTTCGCGCGCGACCTTCTGGCAGCAACCGTCGTTGTGGCTCGCCGCGCCTTCTTCGGCGGGCACGCCGGTGCGCTACACACTGCATCACAATCGGCGGCATCCCGTGCGAGCACCGAAGCCCGAGGGCGTCGTGTATCGGCGTTTCATGCCGACTGTCGGCATGACGTTCAGCTTGCGCACGGTGAATGTGGAGCGCGACACCGACATCTTTCACTATTGGCAGAACCTCGATCGCGTCGCGCACTTCTGGGACTTCAAGGGCACGCGCGAGCAGCATGCGGCGTATCTGACCGAGCAATGCGCGGATCCGCATGTGCATCCGCTGATCGGCTGTTTCGACGATGTGCCGTTCGCGTACTTCGAGGTGTACTGGGCGAAAGAGGACCGCATTGCGCCGTTCTACGATGCCGGCGATTTCGATCGCGGCCTGCATCTGCTCGTCGGTAACAGCGACTACCAAAGCACAGGAAAATTGCGCGCATGGTTCAACGGCATCCTGCACTACATGTTTATCGACGATCCGCGCACGCAACGCCTGGTCGGCGAGCCGCGCATCGATCACACGCGTCATATTGCGTGGATGCATCGGCTGGGCGCTTATACGCTGAAGGAGTTCGACTTTCCGCACAAGCGCGCGGCGCTCGTTATCGTCGAACGCGAAACGTATTTCGGGCAGTTCGGGCCATGA
- a CDS encoding TonB-dependent siderophore receptor — protein MEWVKGTQRRAIAAAASMTFFAAATGYAQAQQSPDNQNSAQGNAQSNATTDHATGTTLPAVKVQGAAAGDTEGFVAHRTSTATKTDTPLDEVPQTVNVVTAAQIEDQGATSINQALRYVPGFSSYGASTRSDWYTAIRGFTPSVFVDGLQVPNTLNLASWRVDPYQVESITVLRGPTSVLYGQGDPGSLVDIQTKQPTAERIREIELQIGTDARKQIGIDLGGKIDKEGTLTYRFVGVGRDGNMPTGPNADQRLMLAPSIKWQPTADTALTLYATYLRDNSDVSDNFLPASGTILPNPNGVISNDLYTGDGNFARYDKRQWSVGYNFEHHFNPVWTFRQNTRYMHLSLNNSTVYGGGLDPTDPTEASLTRYAGLFQPNYSRFDIDNQAQAKFRTGSIDHTVLVGFEYNRQLSTDSEQLALAPSLNMFNPVYIPVTSDIFSGPNSFGYSDTKTKLDSYGVYAQDQIKLTPRIVFTIGGREDWSRNTTTDTVANTEHRQNDHAFTYRVGAVYLGDYGLSPYISYATSFNPVIGVNPDGTPFEPTKGKQIELGLRWQPFNKNLMLNAAIYQINQTNVTTPDPNDPTGTFSVQTGEVRSRGIEFSAVGNVTRDLSIIASYAYQDVKNIKANDDSLNKWPVAIPLPRQTASLWADWTWHTGPLTGLGFGGGLRYTSYSAGASDNSLHVPGYTVYDAAVHYDISKWRFAVNATNIFNRRYVTGCQSAFACFYGNQRTVLATARYDW, from the coding sequence ATGGAGTGGGTCAAAGGCACGCAACGGCGTGCCATTGCTGCGGCAGCCAGCATGACTTTCTTCGCTGCGGCGACGGGTTACGCTCAGGCACAACAGTCGCCGGATAATCAGAACAGCGCGCAGGGCAATGCTCAATCGAACGCAACAACGGATCACGCAACGGGTACGACACTACCCGCCGTGAAAGTGCAAGGCGCAGCGGCGGGCGATACGGAAGGCTTCGTCGCGCATCGCACGTCGACGGCGACGAAGACGGATACGCCGCTCGATGAAGTGCCGCAGACGGTGAACGTCGTTACCGCCGCGCAGATCGAAGACCAGGGCGCGACGTCGATCAATCAGGCGCTGCGTTATGTGCCGGGCTTTTCGTCGTATGGCGCGAGTACGCGCTCCGACTGGTACACGGCCATTCGCGGCTTTACGCCGAGCGTGTTCGTCGATGGGCTGCAAGTGCCCAATACGCTGAATCTGGCGAGCTGGCGTGTCGATCCGTATCAGGTCGAAAGCATCACGGTGTTGCGTGGACCGACATCCGTGCTATACGGTCAAGGCGATCCCGGTTCGCTCGTCGATATCCAGACGAAGCAGCCGACAGCCGAACGTATCCGCGAAATCGAGTTGCAGATCGGCACCGATGCGCGCAAGCAGATCGGCATCGACCTCGGCGGCAAGATCGACAAGGAAGGCACGCTGACGTATCGCTTCGTCGGCGTGGGACGCGACGGCAACATGCCGACAGGTCCGAACGCGGATCAACGCCTGATGCTCGCGCCGTCGATCAAATGGCAACCCACGGCCGATACCGCGTTGACGCTTTACGCCACGTATCTGCGCGATAACTCTGATGTGTCAGATAACTTCCTGCCCGCATCCGGCACGATACTGCCGAACCCGAACGGCGTGATTTCGAACGACCTCTATACGGGCGACGGCAACTTCGCGCGTTACGACAAGCGGCAATGGTCGGTCGGCTACAACTTCGAGCATCACTTCAATCCGGTGTGGACGTTCCGTCAGAACACGCGCTATATGCATCTGTCGCTGAACAACTCGACGGTGTATGGCGGCGGTCTCGATCCCACCGATCCGACGGAAGCGTCGCTCACGCGCTATGCGGGTCTGTTCCAGCCGAACTATTCGCGCTTCGACATCGACAATCAGGCGCAAGCGAAATTTCGCACTGGGTCGATCGATCATACGGTGCTGGTCGGGTTCGAGTACAACCGGCAACTGTCGACGGATAGCGAACAGCTCGCGCTTGCGCCGAGTCTGAACATGTTCAACCCCGTCTACATTCCGGTGACGTCGGACATCTTCTCGGGACCGAATTCGTTCGGCTATAGCGATACGAAAACGAAGCTCGACAGCTACGGCGTCTATGCGCAGGACCAGATCAAGCTGACGCCGCGCATCGTCTTCACGATTGGCGGCCGCGAAGACTGGAGCCGCAATACGACGACGGATACTGTCGCGAACACAGAGCACAGGCAGAACGATCACGCGTTCACGTATCGCGTGGGCGCCGTGTATCTGGGCGATTACGGGCTGTCGCCGTATATCAGCTATGCGACGTCGTTCAATCCCGTCATTGGCGTCAATCCCGATGGCACGCCGTTTGAGCCGACCAAGGGCAAGCAGATCGAACTCGGCTTGCGCTGGCAGCCGTTCAACAAGAACCTGATGTTGAACGCCGCGATCTATCAGATCAACCAGACCAACGTCACGACGCCCGATCCGAACGATCCAACGGGCACATTCAGCGTGCAGACGGGCGAGGTGCGTTCGCGCGGCATCGAGTTCAGTGCCGTCGGCAACGTGACGCGCGACCTGAGCATCATCGCGTCGTATGCGTATCAGGACGTGAAGAACATCAAGGCCAACGACGATTCGCTGAACAAGTGGCCGGTGGCGATTCCGTTGCCGCGTCAGACGGCTTCGCTATGGGCGGACTGGACGTGGCATACGGGACCGCTGACGGGCCTCGGTTTCGGCGGCGGTTTGCGTTACACGAGCTATAGCGCGGGTGCGTCGGACAACTCGCTGCATGTGCCCGGCTATACCGTGTACGACGCGGCCGTGCACTATGACATCAGCAAATGGCGCTTCGCGGTCAACGCGACGAACATTTTCAACCGCCGCTATGTGACGGGTTGCCAGAGTGCGTTCGCGTGTTTCTACGGCAACCAGCGCACGGTGCTGGCGACAGCGCGCTACGACTGGTAA
- a CDS encoding lysine N(6)-hydroxylase/L-ornithine N(5)-oxygenase family protein: MTQLMNQREHIHDLIGVGFGPSNLALAVRLAENGSAPAAHCFIERQPEFGWHRGMLLDDSRMQISFLKDLVTLRDPKSRFTFINYLFERGRLQDFVNLKNFYPTRIEFHDYLRWVASAFDDQVHYGESVTKIEPVADANDARTVAHLRVHSRDAQGKERHRLTRALSVGMGGVPQIPAAFEALRDAAVIHSSSYLTSIGDLVGDGTREMAQRKRVAVVGSGQSAAEVFIDLTRRFPHVDATLMMRAPALKPADDSPFVNEIFNPSFTDLIYSQPKDARRSLLDTFRDTNYSVVDRPLIEQIFELLYVQNVSGASRHRLLNNCAIESVREVQAVDGNEIEMRVRDRMDGDAAVERFDVVVLATGYRRDAHHTLLDPLAEALGKPVEQCEVARDYLLATPAHFQPRIYLQGCCEDSHGLSDTLLSVLARRADEIAGSLEAGNNDNSFAVQAQTGAQTGVSGGRMAFAL, translated from the coding sequence ATGACTCAATTGATGAATCAACGGGAACACATTCACGATCTGATCGGCGTCGGCTTCGGGCCGTCGAATCTCGCGCTGGCCGTGCGCCTCGCGGAGAACGGCAGTGCGCCGGCCGCGCACTGCTTTATCGAACGGCAGCCGGAATTCGGCTGGCATCGCGGCATGCTGCTCGACGACAGCCGCATGCAGATTTCTTTTCTCAAGGATCTCGTCACGCTGCGCGATCCGAAGAGCCGCTTCACGTTCATCAACTATCTGTTCGAGCGTGGCCGTCTGCAGGATTTCGTCAATCTGAAGAACTTCTATCCGACGCGTATCGAGTTTCATGATTACCTGCGCTGGGTGGCAAGTGCATTTGACGATCAGGTGCATTACGGCGAATCGGTGACGAAGATCGAACCCGTGGCCGACGCGAACGATGCGCGCACCGTCGCGCATCTGCGTGTGCATTCGCGCGATGCGCAAGGCAAGGAACGTCATCGCCTGACGCGCGCGTTGTCCGTCGGCATGGGCGGCGTGCCGCAGATTCCCGCTGCATTCGAGGCGTTGCGCGATGCCGCCGTGATTCACTCGTCGAGCTATCTCACGTCGATTGGCGATCTCGTCGGCGACGGAACGCGCGAGATGGCGCAGCGCAAACGTGTTGCCGTCGTCGGCAGCGGTCAGAGCGCAGCCGAAGTATTCATTGATCTGACGCGCCGCTTCCCGCACGTCGACGCAACCTTGATGATGCGCGCGCCCGCGTTGAAGCCCGCCGACGACAGTCCGTTCGTCAATGAGATTTTCAATCCGTCGTTCACGGATCTCATCTATTCGCAGCCTAAAGACGCGCGCCGTTCGTTGCTCGATACGTTCCGCGACACGAACTATTCGGTAGTCGATCGCCCGTTGATCGAACAGATCTTCGAACTGCTCTACGTGCAGAACGTGAGCGGCGCATCGCGGCATCGTCTGTTGAACAACTGCGCGATCGAATCCGTGCGCGAGGTGCAAGCCGTTGACGGCAACGAAATCGAAATGCGTGTGCGCGACCGCATGGATGGCGATGCAGCGGTGGAACGCTTCGATGTCGTGGTGCTGGCGACGGGCTATCGGCGCGATGCGCATCACACGCTGCTCGATCCGCTTGCGGAAGCATTGGGCAAACCCGTCGAGCAATGCGAAGTCGCGCGCGACTATCTGCTCGCGACGCCCGCGCATTTTCAGCCACGCATCTATCTGCAAGGCTGCTGCGAAGACAGCCATGGCTTGAGCGACACGCTGCTTTCGGTGCTCGCGCGCCGTGCAGACGAGATCGCCGGCTCGCTCGAAGCGGGCAATAACGACAACAGTTTTGCAGTGCAAGCGCAGACAGGGGCGCAAACCGGGGTGAGCGGCGGCCGCATGGCATTCGCTCTTTGA
- a CDS encoding GNAT family N-acetyltransferase — protein sequence MHADFTRDDMNMLKQPSLAAYLEGDAITVAEDGRAEGIVLHARWTREDGMHIVEWCKGISPLGQRRAILAALRAAFGASRDSKSIALDIGKLQRDALDALRYSGVLTLQNVCMRDAWAQQPDLWLTRAASAPVAALSYAMTDGARHPRRAPYVDGVVYARDVQEFGHRFTLRTASVAQDLEHLHAWMNEPRVNAFWGEAGTLDAHRAYLERVLSTPHMHPLIGAFDGEPFGYFEAYWAKEDRIAPFAASTDFERGLHMLVGDTRWRGAACVAAWLPSLVHYLFLDDPRTQAVVCEPRHDNVRMIDFLKQHGFSSIAHFDFPHKRALLMRVIREAFFDGRHL from the coding sequence ATGCACGCTGATTTCACACGGGACGATATGAACATGCTCAAGCAGCCGTCGCTGGCGGCGTATCTGGAGGGCGATGCGATCACGGTCGCGGAGGATGGCCGCGCGGAAGGCATCGTGTTGCATGCACGCTGGACGCGCGAAGACGGGATGCACATCGTCGAATGGTGCAAGGGCATTTCGCCGCTCGGACAACGTCGCGCGATATTGGCCGCGTTGCGCGCGGCGTTCGGCGCGAGTCGCGACAGCAAGAGCATTGCACTCGATATTGGCAAGCTGCAGCGTGATGCACTCGATGCACTGCGTTACAGCGGCGTGCTGACGTTGCAAAACGTCTGCATGCGCGACGCGTGGGCGCAGCAGCCGGATTTGTGGCTCACGCGCGCTGCATCGGCGCCCGTCGCGGCGCTCTCTTATGCGATGACGGATGGCGCGCGGCATCCGCGGCGCGCGCCTTATGTCGACGGCGTCGTTTATGCGCGTGATGTGCAGGAGTTCGGGCATCGCTTCACGTTGCGTACGGCGTCCGTCGCGCAAGACCTCGAGCATCTGCACGCGTGGATGAACGAGCCGCGCGTCAACGCTTTCTGGGGCGAAGCGGGGACGCTCGACGCGCATCGCGCGTATCTCGAACGCGTGTTGTCGACGCCGCATATGCATCCGTTAATCGGCGCATTCGACGGCGAGCCGTTCGGTTACTTCGAGGCTTATTGGGCGAAGGAAGACCGCATTGCGCCGTTCGCAGCATCGACGGATTTCGAGCGCGGCTTGCACATGCTCGTCGGCGATACGCGCTGGCGCGGTGCGGCGTGTGTTGCGGCATGGCTGCCGTCGCTCGTGCATTACCTCTTTCTCGATGATCCGCGCACGCAGGCGGTGGTCTGCGAGCCGCGTCACGACAACGTTCGCATGATCGACTTCCTGAAACAGCATGGCTTTTCGAGCATCGCGCATTTCGATTTTCCACACAAACGGGCGCTGCTGATGCGTGTCATCCGCGAAGCGTTCTTCGACGGCAGGCATCTGTGA